Proteins found in one Triticum urartu cultivar G1812 chromosome 4, Tu2.1, whole genome shotgun sequence genomic segment:
- the LOC125551269 gene encoding vacuolar protein sorting-associated protein 2 homolog 1 yields the protein MSFLFGKRKTPAELLRENKRMLDKSIREIERERQGLQTQEKKLIAEIKKVAKQGQMGAVKVMAKDLIRTRHQITKFYALKSQLQGVSLRIQTLKSTQAMGEAMKGVTKAMSQMNRQMNLPALQKIMRDFEMQNEKMEMVSEVMGDAIDDALEGDEEEEETEELVSQVLDEIGIDINSELVKAPATAVAMPVAAGKAPVQAEAAGGMDGGIDDDLQARLDNLRKM from the exons ATGAGCTTCCTCTTCGGCAAGCGGAAGACCCCAGCTG AGCTGCTGCGGGAGAACAAACGTATGCTAGATAAGTCCATCAGGGAGATCGAGAGGGAGAGGCAGGGCCTGCAGACTCAGGAGAAGAAGCTCATCGCTGAGATCAAGAAGGTGGCCAAGCAAGGACAGATG GGAGCTGTAAAAGTTATGGCCAAGGACCTTATTCGCACAAGGCATCAGATCACGAAATTTTATGCCCTGAAGTCCCAGTTGCAAGGTGTATCTCTTCGTATTCAG ACCCTGAAATCAACACAAGCAATGGGAGAAGCCATGAAGGGCGTCACAAAAGCCATGTCACAGATGAACAGGCAGATGAATCTACCAGCACTCCAGAAGATAATGCGGGACTTTGAGATGCAAAATGAGAAGATGGAAATGGTCAGCGAGGTTATGGGTGATGCCATCGACGATGCCTTGGAGggtgatgaggaggaggaagaaacagAAGAGCTAGTTAGCCAGGTCCTCGATGAAATCGGCATCGACATCAACTCTGAG CTTGTCAAGGCCCCGGCTACTGCAGTCGCCATGCCGGTTGCAGCGGGAAAAGCGCCTGTTCAAGCTGAAGCTGCGGGCGGGATGGACGGTGGAATAGATGATGACTTGCAGGCACGGCTTGATAACCTGAGGAAGATGTGA